The nucleotide sequence GCATCCCGAACGGGTCGACCGGTTGATGGCGATTTATACGGCGCTTGATACGATTGAGGACGACGCTCTGCTGCGAGTGGGGCCGCCTTTGGGGGAAGAGGCCGACGTGCTGCTGTGCCACCCGCAAAGCTACATCGACAAAATTCGGGCCGCCGAGCCGGAGAGCGGATTTGCCTCGCTGGATGCGGACACGCATATGTCGCCCGGTTCCTTTCAGGCCGCGATGCGCGGCGTGGGCGCGATGACCAAAGCCGTCGATATGGTGCTGGGCGGGGAGGCCAACAACGCCTTCGCCGCCATGCGCCCGCCCGGCCATCATGCGGAGACAGCGACGCAGATGGGGTTCTGCCTCATTGGCAACGCCGCGATTGCTGCAAAGCACGCGTTGGAGCGGCACGGCCTGTCGCGGGTCGCTGTGGTGGATTTCGACGTGCACCACGGCAACGGCACGCAGGACCTGCTTTGGAACGAAGCGCGGGCCTTGTTCATTTCGTCTCACCAGATGCCCCTTTGGCCCGGCAGCGGCGCACCAAGCGAGACGGGGGCGCATGACAATGTGATCAACATGCCGTTGCAGCCCGAATCCGGTGGCCGCGACATGCGCGCCGCCTATGAGCGCATCGCATTCCCCGCGCTGGAGGCTTTCAAGCCGGAGCTTTTGCTGATCTCAGCAGGGTTTGATGCCCATGCGAACGACCCCCTCGCCAATCTCAATTGGACCGAGGAGGACTTCGCCTGGATCACCGAAAAGCTGTGTGAAGTTGCCGATACGCATTGCGGGGGCAAGGTCGTCTCGACTTTGGAAGGTGGATATGATTTGCAGGCACTAGCAGCGTCCACCAAGGCGCATTTGGAAGTTCTACTGGCGAGGGGCCGATGACCGACACACCCGTATCCGAGATGTCTTTTGAGCAAGCGATGAGCGAGTTGGAAGGCGTGGTTGACCGGCTGGAGCGGGGCGACGTGCCGCTGGAGGACTCGATCAAGCTGTACGAACGCGGCGCGGAGCTGAAGAAGCGCTGCGAGGCCAAGCTGGCCGAGGCCGAAGAAAAGGTCGCCCAGATCACGTTGGATGGCGGGCAGCCCTCCGGGACCACTCCTGTCGAAGGCATGTAAATGTTCGCCGCCGCGCTGAAAGACGCGCAAACCCGCGTTCAAATAGCATTGGATGAGGCCATGGCCGGCTTGGATGGCACAGCCGCCGACGCCATGCGCTACACCTGCCAGGGCGGCAAACGGCTGCGCGCGTTTCTGGTGATGGAAGGCGCGCGACTGCACGGCGTGCCAGCCACCCAAGCCGACCGCGTCGCGGCGGCGATTGAGGCGTTGCACGCGTTTTCGCTCGTCCATGACGATCTTCCCTGCATGGATGACGATGACCTGCGGCGCGGCAACCCCACCGTACATGTCAAATGGGACGAGGCGATTGCCGTTTTGGCAGGCGACGCGCTGCAGACGCTGGCGTTTGAGATTTTGGCAGATGCGCGGACCTCATCAGATGCGGGCGTGCGGGTTGAATTGATGGCCACCCTTGCCAAAGCCGCAGGCGCGGAAGGCATGGTGCTGGGTCAGGTTCTGGATATCGAAGCCGAAAGCGCCAAGGCCCCCCTGACATTGGAGCAAATAACACGGCTGCAAGCGGGCAAGACCGGGGCGTTGATC is from uncultured Litoreibacter sp. and encodes:
- a CDS encoding histone deacetylase family protein, with protein sequence MTTALLTHSDGLSHVTPPGHPERVDRLMAIYTALDTIEDDALLRVGPPLGEEADVLLCHPQSYIDKIRAAEPESGFASLDADTHMSPGSFQAAMRGVGAMTKAVDMVLGGEANNAFAAMRPPGHHAETATQMGFCLIGNAAIAAKHALERHGLSRVAVVDFDVHHGNGTQDLLWNEARALFISSHQMPLWPGSGAPSETGAHDNVINMPLQPESGGRDMRAAYERIAFPALEAFKPELLLISAGFDAHANDPLANLNWTEEDFAWITEKLCEVADTHCGGKVVSTLEGGYDLQALAASTKAHLEVLLARGR
- a CDS encoding exodeoxyribonuclease VII small subunit, translated to MTDTPVSEMSFEQAMSELEGVVDRLERGDVPLEDSIKLYERGAELKKRCEAKLAEAEEKVAQITLDGGQPSGTTPVEGM
- a CDS encoding farnesyl diphosphate synthase, which produces MFAAALKDAQTRVQIALDEAMAGLDGTAADAMRYTCQGGKRLRAFLVMEGARLHGVPATQADRVAAAIEALHAFSLVHDDLPCMDDDDLRRGNPTVHVKWDEAIAVLAGDALQTLAFEILADARTSSDAGVRVELMATLAKAAGAEGMVLGQVLDIEAESAKAPLTLEQITRLQAGKTGALIEWSACAGAILGKADPAPLRQYAGAVGLAFQIADDILDIEGDAAKAGKRLQKDTAAGKATFVSLLGMDEAKAKAKSLVAEAEVALSPYGDAAENLKAAARFVISRDT